One genomic segment of Paenibacillus xylanexedens includes these proteins:
- the glpX gene encoding class II fructose-bisphosphatase, with the protein MERELALEIVRVTELAALASAPWMGRGDKNSADEAATLAMRAMFDSVSIRGTVVIGEGEMDEAPMLYIGEEVGNAEGPEVDVAVDPLEGTEIVAKGLNNALSVIAVAGKGNLLHAPDMYMEKLAVGPALVGKVSIEDPVEVTLEKAAATLNKNISDLTVMILDRVRHESTIKTLRKVGVRIKFLSDGDVAGAMAPAFPEAGIDLYVGSGGAPEGVLAAAALSCLGGEIQGRLMPANADEFQRCLQMGIDNPYKVLTMQDMIGTEDVIFAATGVTPGEILGGVRYLADDRAETDSIVMRAKTKTIRFIRSQHFLPNKEVLHKVRQLQSTPEPSDRIPSHAKTMEQAEFSQSSVDLGVTTTL; encoded by the coding sequence ATGGAACGCGAACTGGCGTTGGAAATTGTCAGAGTAACAGAATTGGCTGCGTTAGCTTCAGCACCCTGGATGGGACGAGGCGACAAGAACAGTGCAGATGAAGCGGCTACTTTGGCCATGCGCGCCATGTTCGATTCCGTGTCTATTCGCGGCACGGTGGTAATCGGTGAAGGAGAAATGGATGAAGCACCCATGTTGTACATCGGCGAGGAAGTGGGCAACGCTGAGGGGCCTGAGGTTGACGTGGCTGTAGACCCGCTCGAAGGTACAGAAATCGTGGCCAAAGGACTAAACAACGCTCTATCGGTTATTGCAGTGGCGGGAAAAGGTAACCTGCTCCACGCACCGGACATGTATATGGAGAAACTGGCGGTAGGGCCTGCGCTTGTAGGCAAGGTCAGCATTGAAGACCCGGTTGAAGTCACACTGGAGAAAGCCGCTGCCACATTGAACAAAAACATCTCAGACCTTACTGTGATGATTCTGGATCGTGTGCGACATGAGAGCACAATTAAGACGCTACGCAAGGTCGGAGTGCGGATCAAGTTCCTCAGTGACGGTGATGTTGCTGGGGCGATGGCACCGGCCTTCCCGGAGGCGGGTATCGATCTCTACGTCGGATCTGGAGGAGCGCCAGAAGGTGTGCTGGCTGCCGCAGCGCTATCTTGCCTTGGGGGTGAGATTCAAGGTCGTCTGATGCCTGCCAACGCAGACGAATTCCAGCGCTGCTTGCAGATGGGAATTGATAATCCTTACAAAGTTTTAACGATGCAGGATATGATCGGCACGGAGGACGTCATTTTTGCAGCAACAGGTGTGACGCCAGGTGAGATCTTGGGAGGGGTACGGTATCTTGCGGATGATCGCGCCGAGACGGATTCGATTGTTATGCGTGCCAAAACCAAAACAATTCGATTCATTCGTTCCCAACACTTCCTGCCTAACAAAGAAGTGCTGCACAAAGTAAGACAGCTCCAATCCACGCCAGAACCCTCGGATCGCATTCCGAGTCATGCGAAAACGATGGAGCAGGCTGAGTTTAGTCAATCCTCCGTTGATCTTGGCGTTACAACGACGTTGTGA
- a CDS encoding Gfo/Idh/MocA family protein, which produces MSNRLRVGMVGYKFMGKAHSNAYRSLPMFFPSAPLQPEMSVICGRNEQGVQEAANQFGWSESVTDWRELVKRDDIDLIDINAPSDAHKEIALEAARQGKHLFCEKPLALSLADSREMLQAAEDAGVAHMVGFNYRFSPAVQLAKDLVESGRLGKIYHFRAFFLQDWIMDPSFPLVWRLQKEVAGSGSHGDLGAHLIDLARFLVGEFQEVIGMSETFIKERPLAAEMTGLSAKGSSNADAPKGEVTVDDATLFLARFAGGALGSFEATRFAAGHRSTNSFEINGSLGSVRFDFERMNELEVYFTKDEEDVQGFRRVLATDPAHKYSEAWWPAGHTIGFEHTFTHEMLELVTAISEGRQPSPSFHDGVACQAVLEAVERSVTDRRWVTLEEM; this is translated from the coding sequence ATGTCAAATCGTCTTCGTGTCGGAATGGTTGGATACAAGTTTATGGGGAAGGCCCACAGTAATGCCTATCGCAGTCTGCCGATGTTTTTCCCGTCTGCTCCGTTGCAGCCTGAGATGTCTGTGATCTGTGGACGTAACGAGCAGGGAGTGCAGGAGGCAGCGAATCAGTTCGGTTGGTCCGAAAGTGTAACGGATTGGCGCGAACTGGTGAAGCGGGATGATATCGATCTGATTGATATTAACGCGCCAAGTGATGCCCATAAGGAAATTGCGTTGGAAGCAGCTCGCCAAGGCAAACATCTGTTTTGTGAGAAACCACTGGCCCTGTCGCTTGCGGATTCGCGTGAGATGCTTCAGGCAGCAGAGGATGCTGGAGTCGCACATATGGTCGGGTTCAACTACCGCTTCTCACCAGCGGTGCAATTAGCGAAGGATCTGGTGGAGAGCGGACGACTGGGTAAAATCTATCATTTCCGTGCATTTTTCCTTCAGGACTGGATTATGGACCCTTCGTTCCCGCTCGTATGGCGTTTGCAAAAAGAAGTGGCTGGCTCCGGTTCCCATGGGGATCTGGGTGCGCATTTAATCGATCTGGCTCGCTTCCTCGTTGGTGAATTCCAGGAAGTCATCGGTATGAGCGAAACCTTCATCAAAGAGCGTCCGCTTGCAGCCGAGATGACCGGTCTGAGTGCAAAGGGCAGTTCGAATGCGGATGCACCGAAAGGAGAAGTGACCGTCGACGACGCTACGTTGTTCCTAGCACGATTCGCAGGAGGGGCGCTGGGCAGCTTCGAGGCTACTCGCTTTGCAGCGGGGCATCGGAGTACGAACTCGTTTGAGATTAACGGCAGTCTCGGCAGTGTACGATTTGATTTTGAACGGATGAATGAACTGGAAGTGTATTTTACAAAGGATGAAGAGGACGTACAGGGATTCCGCCGTGTACTGGCAACCGATCCTGCTCACAAATATTCCGAAGCCTGGTGGCCTGCCGGACATACGATTGGATTCGAGCACACGTTCACCCATGAAATGCTGGAGCTGGTGACAGCGATCTCTGAAGGACGCCAACCATCACCGAGTTTCCACGATGGGGTCGCTTGTCAGGCTGTACTGGAAGCGGTAGAACGTTCGGTAACAGATCGGCGCTGGGTGACGCTTGAAGAGATGTGA
- a CDS encoding ABC transporter ATP-binding protein, whose product MKKSHKPGVSATLTRLLRSSRSYWPWYLGIVLLSVVLSLMTPAYAELMRRIVNTIIDQQLSAMTVACLLLGVLALAEAGGNFLNGYVNTKLQNRSTLHYQARLLKKTMKIRQKELNNYHSGDLLSRIHDAAPEAQAAINNKTMDLFRNCMQLVFLLAYLSIVHVGLAMGSLIITLVIPLFANPLARKMRDTYTKRQEARAQQDTFLMDSIQGIEVIKSFSVQDKMTALLRKKWDHYLIYHLKALALEAVFYRVNIFVYILGLMYILGYGGYLIVQGRLDVGALAAFLVVFERLSGPISNLSSLWPQLQVAISSAARTFEVMDLPSEKEAEAEGMNPRSDLESDIRFDNVSFRYAEGAEAALNDASFTIARGQVTAIVGESGSGKSTLTSLLLGVHLPDKGQIWVGDHNLAEIDLRYWRESLSYVSQEPYLFTGTIGENIRLGMPDASYEGVKQAAKAVNLHDWISRLSGGYDTVIGERGATLSGGERQRISIARALIKDPSLLILDEPTSALDSENERMIQESIQQAAKGKTVVIVAHRLSTIKGADRILCMHQGQVVSEGTHEELLESSNYYRELYERGNLERKGRAV is encoded by the coding sequence TTGAAAAAAAGTCACAAACCGGGAGTGTCAGCTACACTAACCAGATTACTACGCTCATCTAGATCCTACTGGCCTTGGTATCTGGGTATCGTACTACTGTCTGTTGTCTTATCACTAATGACGCCTGCCTATGCTGAGTTGATGCGGCGGATTGTGAATACGATTATTGATCAGCAGTTGTCCGCGATGACCGTAGCCTGCTTGTTATTGGGTGTGCTGGCGCTGGCGGAAGCTGGAGGCAACTTTTTAAACGGATATGTTAATACCAAACTTCAAAATCGCTCTACCTTGCATTATCAGGCGAGGCTACTGAAAAAGACAATGAAGATCCGCCAGAAGGAGCTTAACAACTATCATAGTGGCGACCTACTCTCCCGCATCCATGATGCTGCGCCGGAGGCACAGGCGGCTATCAATAACAAGACGATGGACCTGTTTCGCAACTGTATGCAGCTTGTCTTTTTGCTGGCTTATCTATCTATCGTTCATGTCGGCTTAGCGATGGGTAGTCTGATCATCACCCTCGTTATTCCACTGTTCGCCAATCCGCTGGCCCGAAAAATGCGCGACACATATACGAAGCGGCAGGAAGCGAGGGCACAGCAGGACACCTTTCTAATGGACAGTATACAAGGAATTGAAGTGATCAAGAGCTTCTCGGTGCAGGACAAAATGACGGCACTACTACGAAAAAAGTGGGACCACTACCTTATTTATCATTTAAAGGCACTGGCACTGGAAGCTGTATTTTACCGGGTGAATATATTTGTATATATACTCGGTTTGATGTACATTCTCGGATACGGTGGCTACTTGATTGTGCAAGGTAGGCTGGATGTTGGAGCACTTGCGGCGTTTCTGGTAGTGTTCGAACGCCTGTCCGGCCCGATCTCCAATCTCTCCTCACTCTGGCCTCAACTACAGGTAGCAATTTCCAGCGCGGCGAGAACCTTTGAAGTGATGGATCTGCCGAGCGAAAAGGAGGCGGAGGCTGAAGGAATGAATCCGAGATCAGACCTGGAGAGTGATATCCGGTTCGACAACGTTTCGTTCCGTTATGCAGAAGGAGCCGAGGCTGCACTAAATGACGCCAGTTTCACGATTGCTCGGGGCCAGGTAACCGCGATTGTTGGGGAGAGCGGATCAGGCAAATCAACACTCACCAGTCTTTTACTGGGTGTACATCTGCCCGATAAAGGACAAATATGGGTAGGTGATCACAATCTAGCTGAGATAGACTTGAGATACTGGCGTGAATCACTTTCCTACGTCTCCCAAGAACCATATCTTTTCACAGGAACGATTGGGGAGAATATCCGGTTGGGTATGCCTGATGCGAGCTATGAGGGAGTCAAGCAAGCGGCAAAGGCGGTCAACCTTCATGATTGGATAAGCAGATTGTCCGGTGGCTACGATACAGTTATTGGCGAGCGTGGAGCCACCTTGTCTGGAGGTGAGCGGCAGCGCATCTCCATCGCACGTGCGCTCATCAAAGATCCCTCGCTTTTAATACTGGATGAGCCGACCTCTGCTCTTGACAGTGAAAATGAACGCATGATTCAGGAATCAATCCAGCAAGCTGCCAAAGGGAAGACGGTAGTTATTGTTGCCCACCGCTTGTCTACAATTAAGGGGGCGGATCGTATTCTCTGCATGCATCAAGGTCAAGTCGTAAGTGAAGGGACTCATGAGGAACTGTTGGAGAGCAGCAACTATTATCGCGAGCTCTACGAGAGAGGCAACCTTGAGCGGAAGGGGAGAGCAGTTTGA
- a CDS encoding ABC transporter ATP-binding protein has protein sequence MSTDRQTEPKAISSFFAIMKYAKPYKIAFIFSVLLLSADIVYDVGYAWVQQLFIDAAGRRDLDTLLFLTGASLAAGIGIILFFMLQFYLRNSVQSWMQRDFSTDVFRQIASLPYSSLIRFHSGDLVSRTTRDVQQSNGMVANIVYELTYNVALFAVAFAYLATMNWKLALLVVLSAPIVFAVGRWFDRKLRTYGNRLQQKDAEIRGFLQEMLQGLHIVRIFQMESSLLAKYEEKRQEQNRLHVSNMLQRTSMNQTVYLTNQLVMILCVYFTAYTAIQGALTAGQVLAFLVLISRVQNPLLSVINTWGNLQQGLGAAERIFSLFKPSEERKQPEQKDSQETGESINILQQETVRAVEVEKQSGKPLVVLKEATVSLELNEEEKNVLLDGVNLTVNRGEFIAIVGPSGAGKSTLLRLCSGLISPTTGGAMILDTQLNAHPDVTEKLRKLSYVPQTPYLFTGTLKENIQLGLEEASDDDIIWAAKAAGAHSFIKKLDGGYDALVGERGETLSGGQRQRITLARALIRRPKLLLLDEATSALDTLTEAQVLKSILQAMPDITVIAVTHRASAVQYASRVIAMKQGQIVEDGTHAELLQLDGVYNALFAHTEEEYTGKQLVR, from the coding sequence TTGAGTACAGATAGGCAAACGGAGCCAAAGGCAATCTCGTCATTTTTTGCAATTATGAAATATGCCAAGCCGTATAAAATCGCTTTTATCTTTTCCGTGTTGTTGCTCTCGGCAGATATTGTTTACGATGTAGGCTATGCGTGGGTTCAACAACTGTTCATTGATGCAGCTGGGCGACGAGATCTGGATACGTTGTTGTTTCTGACGGGAGCAAGTTTGGCTGCGGGCATTGGGATTATCTTGTTCTTCATGCTTCAATTTTACCTGCGTAACTCAGTTCAATCGTGGATGCAACGGGATTTCTCGACGGATGTATTCCGGCAGATCGCCTCGCTTCCGTATTCATCCTTAATCCGGTTTCATTCGGGCGATCTGGTCTCCCGCACGACCCGAGATGTCCAGCAGTCCAATGGGATGGTCGCTAACATTGTGTACGAGCTTACTTACAATGTCGCGCTGTTTGCGGTTGCCTTTGCTTATCTAGCTACGATGAACTGGAAGTTGGCGCTATTAGTTGTTTTATCCGCCCCAATAGTCTTTGCGGTTGGTAGATGGTTTGATCGTAAGCTACGGACATATGGGAACCGACTTCAGCAAAAGGACGCCGAGATTCGGGGGTTTCTTCAAGAAATGTTGCAAGGGCTTCATATTGTGCGTATTTTCCAGATGGAGTCGTCCTTGCTGGCCAAGTATGAAGAGAAGCGGCAAGAACAGAATCGTCTGCATGTTTCAAATATGTTACAGCGAACCTCGATGAACCAAACCGTATACCTTACCAACCAACTTGTGATGATCTTATGTGTTTATTTCACAGCCTATACAGCGATTCAGGGAGCGCTGACAGCCGGTCAGGTACTAGCATTTCTCGTACTAATCAGCCGTGTACAAAACCCGTTGCTTAGCGTCATTAACACTTGGGGAAACCTGCAACAGGGACTAGGCGCTGCGGAACGTATTTTTTCTCTGTTCAAACCTTCGGAAGAACGTAAGCAACCTGAGCAGAAGGACAGCCAAGAGACAGGGGAATCGATCAACATACTGCAGCAGGAAACAGTTAGGGCAGTTGAAGTGGAGAAGCAAAGCGGGAAGCCTCTCGTTGTATTGAAGGAAGCCACAGTATCGTTAGAACTAAATGAGGAGGAGAAAAACGTTCTGCTCGACGGAGTGAATCTGACAGTGAATAGAGGAGAGTTCATTGCCATTGTAGGTCCGAGCGGAGCCGGTAAGTCAACACTGCTTAGGTTATGTAGCGGCTTGATTTCTCCTACGACTGGTGGGGCGATGATACTTGATACCCAATTGAATGCTCATCCAGATGTAACCGAGAAGCTTCGAAAGCTGAGTTATGTTCCGCAGACGCCCTATCTTTTTACCGGGACATTGAAAGAAAATATTCAGCTGGGACTGGAAGAGGCGAGTGATGATGATATCATCTGGGCGGCCAAAGCTGCGGGTGCTCATTCCTTTATCAAGAAACTGGATGGAGGTTATGACGCACTGGTAGGGGAGCGGGGAGAAACGCTATCCGGCGGGCAACGACAACGGATTACACTAGCACGTGCACTAATCAGACGTCCAAAGTTACTACTATTAGACGAGGCAACTTCTGCACTCGATACACTCACAGAGGCACAAGTATTGAAATCTATTCTGCAGGCTATGCCTGACATTACGGTGATCGCGGTCACGCATAGAGCATCCGCAGTCCAGTACGCGAGCAGAGTCATCGCTATGAAGCAGGGGCAAATTGTAGAAGACGGCACACATGCGGAGCTACTGCAACTTGACGGAGTCTATAACGCCTTATTTGCCCATACTGAGGAGGAATACACTGGCAAGCAACTTGTAAGATAA
- a CDS encoding LacI family DNA-binding transcriptional regulator codes for MASRKEVADLAGVSEATVSRVLNGVGPIKEETRRKVLEASEQLGYVPSALARSFARSKSGNLGVVLPYVPKAHLFSAYFFSEMLSGIGSKARDNSMDLLVMFRTPGEVMNYTDLFRRQKVDACIILGARDDHEELAAMQQLHQEGHPFCVMNQHFEGQSFTEVDADHVEGSRLAIRHLTDQGYRKIAFLNGPDSYSNSQERMEGVRLGLQEAGMELDPSLLLKGNYSRRSGIEAAAIVADRLHEIDAVFAANDRMAIGVMHGLRERGIGPADFPAFVGYDDSDAAEMAVPPLSSVRVPFFEMGELAVSKLMHGSVGDTHKANNSVVAVTESARALLPTELIVRASSIRQ; via the coding sequence ATGGCATCTCGTAAAGAAGTGGCTGATCTTGCGGGTGTTTCCGAGGCGACGGTCTCCCGGGTGCTTAATGGGGTAGGTCCTATTAAAGAAGAGACACGCCGCAAGGTTCTTGAAGCTTCCGAACAGTTAGGCTATGTGCCCAGCGCTCTTGCTCGCAGTTTTGCCAGAAGTAAAAGCGGGAACCTTGGCGTGGTATTACCTTATGTTCCGAAGGCGCATCTGTTCTCGGCGTATTTTTTCTCGGAAATGCTGAGTGGGATTGGAAGCAAAGCCAGAGACAATAGCATGGACCTGTTGGTTATGTTTCGAACACCCGGTGAAGTGATGAATTATACGGATCTGTTCCGGCGTCAGAAAGTGGACGCCTGCATTATCCTTGGTGCCAGAGATGATCATGAAGAACTGGCGGCCATGCAGCAACTTCATCAGGAAGGACACCCATTCTGTGTCATGAATCAGCATTTTGAGGGCCAATCGTTCACGGAAGTGGATGCGGATCATGTGGAAGGAAGCAGACTTGCCATACGTCATCTTACGGATCAGGGGTATCGCAAAATCGCTTTTCTCAATGGTCCAGACAGCTATTCCAACAGCCAGGAGCGAATGGAAGGCGTTCGTCTTGGCCTGCAAGAAGCAGGTATGGAGCTGGACCCGAGTCTATTGCTTAAAGGGAATTATAGTAGAAGAAGTGGCATTGAGGCGGCAGCGATTGTAGCAGATCGCCTACATGAGATTGATGCTGTATTTGCGGCCAATGACCGGATGGCCATTGGTGTCATGCATGGTTTGCGTGAGCGGGGAATAGGGCCTGCGGATTTTCCGGCATTTGTGGGTTATGACGACTCCGATGCCGCCGAGATGGCTGTTCCGCCGCTGAGCAGCGTCAGGGTTCCATTTTTCGAGATGGGTGAACTTGCAGTATCAAAGCTTATGCATGGGTCTGTGGGTGATACACATAAAGCGAATAACTCTGTTGTAGCGGTAACCGAATCAGCGAGAGCATTGTTGCCTACCGAACTGATCGTCCGTGCTTCTTCTATCCGTCAATAG